TTTCATAAGTGGGAGTGTGTCGGAGCTCAAAGTGACCTCTTCCCTACTATTGGCATCGCCCACTTGGCATTACGGTATGACATATTCTAATCAATATTAGGTTCTGGAAGCTTTGTTTTCTTGTCTCGtcttaattcattaaaacctTTAGAATTATTGTTTGTCATACATCGGTCAGATAATTTCTCCGATGTCCTATTAAAGAGATATGGCGCTTAGGGATATATTTATGGTTTGATCACACAGTTGACGGGGTGTGACAGTTGTAATGTACTAATTAATATAGGACATGTCACACAGAGCCATCGCGCCCGGCGTGACGCTAACGGTCGCCTCCCGTAGCCGTCGCAACTCGTTGTGTTTTATAGGTATTCATTCAAGTAGTCAAACAGACAGCGGGACGAAAATCATCCCGCCCAACGTGATGACAGTTTTGTATTCGTCTACAAAAATGGACAATGATGCCGCGTACGCTGCCTGACCAAACCTTTACATCCGTCCTAGATCACGATtaccattttaaatataatttaaacaccaATCAACGTATATtctttagaattattttatttctttactttaAAAGAAGAATGGAATTTGGAAGAATTTAAAATCGCTTTTGAAGTCAGAAGGAGTATTCTTCAAAAACGATTCGTGAAAAGAATTGAACAGGACCTTAAGAGATGGTGAACGTGAACGAGCATACGATCGATCTCTGTTGTCGTATTTTCCTATACGGTATATacagctataaataaattcagacAAACCAGTTTATTAAGCAATTACTCATTAAATCAGAAGAGCAAAAATCACCGTAATGACAGGAGAAATTGAGTCAAATTCTTATGTGCagactttataaatatttttattctattgttCTCGTTACAGGGTGCTGTTGATAAGTCATTACCACGGTCTACCAACGCCGATAAGTTTGGCAAAGCCCACAGCGTACGAACTTTTCAAGAGCTACAGTCAAGTTGACAAAATTGACATATACAGGGCTAAAACACCTGACTTCTACAGGATGTTCAATTTGGTTACAAACTTCGATAAGATGAACAATAACGATTATATACAGTATGCTGTGGTATGTATTGACTGCTTTTCCTGAATCCAAAATAACAGTCTAATTgcacgtttatttatttaactgtccAGAAAATCCTTAGCAATGTCCGTTTTGTCTACGATTCAGCACTATAAAGGAAAATCGGAAATactatactctgatttttcattccgtagaattccGACATTTCACTAGTGTTGCTACTAAACAAGTTCTCTACCGGAAAGGGGAAATATTCGACCCATTTGAgggcaataaataataaatactacgTATTCTTTATCTAGATTTACTTAATCAAGTgacctaatacaaaaataacaaatatttcaatatcacgaaCAACAAtcgaatttacttttttttattgcttgctCGCTTTCTATTTCTGATCTATCGAATATTATCTCTAACTTCTCACTTCCTGTCTGTAGTCATGTTATGTGCTTGCTATCTTTGCATTTATTGTGATATCTCATTTCTCAGTACAGTTCTGTATCAATGCGCTGTTATGTAGAATTTCTCTGGCCCTTTTGAACTTGGAGCGTAGACAATAACGATGTTTAGGCGGCATGTATGTTCAGTGTGTCTATTGGGAGTCATATAGTTCCTCTCATATGTGTTTCTGTCTGgacaaaaaattctttaatattttaatacgatattattttttcgggCTCTGATGTGCTCGGATTCTTCGTTTacgatacatttattatatatcactttttttttaaatttcagaccGCaacaatgttaattttatacttggagAGGTTTACGTCATTCTTTGATACGTTTGAATTGGGTCCATTGAATGAAAGGGAGAGGAAAAGGTTCGCGGCGGCTTTTATGTTACGATGTATGGGCCAACTTGTATGCAATGGACATGCGGCGTTGAGCCTGTCTACTTACGATGACGGAACTGGTATTGTATACAAACactatttatagaaatatttgtttattaaagtacaccatatttatttattaatttatttggaaacataactgatacatctttacaataaaaacaaggttcaaaataaatatattggatGTATCCCAACAGGtttcactaataaaaatatgataccaagcaaattaaaacaaaacaaaacatgacaacgACAACTTGTAAGAGTTAGGATATTAAcagttgtttaaaattatttttgaataaagcAATAGAAGAGTGCGAAAAAGGCTCGATGTTTTTGAcatcatatataatacatttactaCATTAGACGTTacaatcttattttaaaataggacGTGTATTTTAAGAGAAACCTTACATTTTGccactttaatattaattatgactCATTAACGCTTAGATTTAGTTCTtcccttttatttattttttatagatataaattaagattttctttatatatttctaattacgtggattttttttgttgttaattatttatgtacttctTGTACCATtagtaggtattttttttccaagcTACGGTTGCCTGAAAGAAAACGCTTGTAAGCAACAtggccgcccgttgcctaatAACTTGTGTAACCTTGAATATGTTATAACGTAAACAAATAATCACAATCCGACCTTACTGTAAAATGatttagtgtaaataaaatgcaataaattaaaagggaATGCTATTCTTTTTCCTCATCATCAGATGAGTCAGGGTGATCtgtaaaaaacacatttttctaGGACGTACAGTTACAGAGAGAGAAGTTCGCCGGGCGACTGCAATATATCCCTCAGCAGCAATGATGAATCATTCTTGTGATcccaatattattaatacgtgagtaacaatatttttttaataacaagtctttttttataaaacggggcaaacgggcaggaggctctctgggaataccgccgcccatggacactctcaatgccagagggctcgcgagtgcgtggccggccttttaagaattggtacgctcttttcttgaaggaccctaagtcgaattgtctcaaaagaaagttttgatttatttatcttacgTTATGTGAAAATGTTATACGACTCACCGTGACCATGCACACTGAAAATCACGCGAAACGTcgaataaattgaaatgttaaataattataagtttacatataCATGATGTTAAAAAGTACCTTTCTTTGGATATTcacaatatacattaaataacacATAAACATAACGGTGCGTCGCTTGCCCATTTGTGTCtaatcctttaaaaaaagatacatCGATATTACAGTTTCTACAAGAATCGATTAATAATACGCTGTGCGCGCGAATTGTCGGCGGGTGCGGAAGTGTTTAATTGCTATGGGCCGCATCGCGCACGCGAACCAACGGCCCAAAGGCGCGCCCACTTACGGGCGCAGTACATGTTCCAATGTATGTGCACCGCCTGCGCTGATGGCGACCAACAACAGTTTgctgtatgtatattattcctgttttttttttcatctctaaaaatactctttacaatggttttattatcaaaaacatatcataggtttttatttctgttttttttttcatctctaaaaatactctttacaatggttttattatcaaaaacatatcataggtttttatttctgttttttttttcatctctaaaaatactctttacaatggttttattatcaaaaacatatcataggtttttatttctgttttttttttcatctctaaaaatactctttacaatggttttattatcaaaaacatatcataggtttttatttctgttttttttttcatctctaaaaatactctttacaatggttttattatcaaaaacatatcataggtttttatttctgttttttttttcatctctAAAAATACTCTTTACAATGGTTTCATTATCAAAAACATATATCGTAGACTTTTACTGAATTCTTAAGagtctatataattattgttatatgggtcataaattataaagagaaGTAATCAAGAATTTCTAAAGTACATTCATAACAGACTATTTAGTTTTTGATTTAGCTAACGCCGAGTAAACTAtacataaatttcaaaatgcgAAATAGGAGTTCAttttgcatatatatatatattgattagaaatctaaaaaatttttaatcaaaatcataAACTTATATGACTCCCACttgttattaatgtatttcatTCTGATAAACGACATCTTAGTTGgcattaatacataaatgttacaataatCAAGGattcgaaaatttattaaaaaatagtttattttcgAGTATATACTTTGTTTTCACTAATGTACCTGACCCCATACGGCCTTATTGTTCCGCATACGGCCAGCTATGCCTCAGAAGAGAGCGCTATATCAGTGTACCTATTTAGGATTCTTTTGATTCTGGATCGGGTCCAAGCAAGAGTGAGGTGGAGGTCATAACTGTTGGATGAAGAAACAACCTAGTTACCAAGAAGCCGCCCACGCGAGGCACTGGTTAATACTAAAGTTTATATCGaggtagacctatttgtttggCTGAGATCAAAAGAGTtgctagttttattataattcatggAATGTAGgtttataattcatttttgtaTAGGATCATCACGGCTCAGAGATTGTGtagttctatcgaattagtaatgactgtaaaattataattttgaataaatacataatattttttattcaaaatattccaGATGTTATTCACTGCATATGCGTGCCAATCGTGCAAAGGGCCAGTTCTATGGCAAGGCAAGAAAGCGCATTGTCAACATTGTAATGCGGAATTCTTTCCGGAAAAGGCGCTAGCTATACTGGACAGGGCTGAAGAACTGGCTTTTCAaggtttttattcaataaaattgattaaaaaaatatattttttttaatttgaatgaattaaaaatatgaaattgacATTTTGTTATAGGCAAATATGGACATATTTGAGGACCAAACCTAAGATTAGTCGTTAGGTTTGGTATTCCAAATTGAATTTCTTACTCgtgcatttgtttttctttatttgtgtctctttatttacaaaattaaaaacatgaaatatcGCTTTATTAATGAGTAAGAGTTCCACCGTGGCACTGATTCTAAAATCAGTTTCCGATCAAATTAATTCccaaaacatatacatacaataacaatacaacaaaaacaataacaaatacaacATACTTAACAAAGACATTATATGCTTCTGTCATCCTTGGACTaatcaataattgttttgcgTCACGtgactgaaaaataaatccaaaaattcttagataatgattatttttactcCGTAACAATGTTTAAGGTCATGTTTTAAACAGATTACTTTCAAACAGCCTATTGTTCATTTAAAAGATAccgttaatttattaaattaattatagcaaTTGAAGCGAAAACACCGCAAGAGGGATGCGAACGAATGCAAGCTTCGTATCGGTTAAAACAGCAAGTATGGTACAGACATCATGCCTCATTACGCGCCGCGGCAGATAAATTGGCTAAATCCTATGCAGATGCCGGTAAggttttttatcataaagaaaatattgttaaaccaACAGACATTTAATCCTGGCCTGCAGAGAACATTTATCTGTTTtgtcgaaaaataaattgtgtttggACTGGCGTAAGCGTGTTACTCATGCCAGAGGGTCTTTTTTATAACCCGGGCTGTGTAGccaatgatttatatttatttttaacaataattaccaAACAAATACGAAATATGTGCTTTAggccttttttaaatagaaatatcgATGTTCTCAActctttaaactttattacacTGAGGGAATTTAGCAAACTGcgcgattatttttatttaaaaatatccttgttttaaatgttgagtctttttatttagattattcgTTTTGtgatgttttcattttatgtgtcataaactatatttttctgtatgtaaaaattacCATATTTTAAGCATGCCTATTTATGttaaactacatatatatatcattttaatgttaaaatttatgcACACCAAAGTTTTCCGGCAAAaagttattagatattatagatGAAATTCGGTCTAtgtatgcaaataatataatatataaatataaagtatgtaaattaatcataatataaatatctcgCTTTGTATTTAAGGGGAATTCAGCAAGAGCGTGGAGCTGATAAAGCAAAATATACAAAGTCTCGAATATCAGTATGGTTCATTCAGTGTTGAGgtaagattataaataatatcggTTTTTCATAGAATAGGATTAATTCTAAAAGATCATCTATTATGTTCACTATAAATAAAGCTTTGTGTAAgtcgttgtttttttaaatattttattcagtgATGCAGCCCGGAAATCGGATAACGTAGTTAAAAGATAGAGTTATAGAAATCCTTATaccaaatgaaattaaatacaaatctgTCGAGTCACATATGAATTATACACCAAATTGTTgattgatatattttcaaaaaggaGGTCCGCAGATCCTtgcaaaacattaaaaattaatattttctataaggttatgcttttttttaaattataacatcaaTGGTAGATCAATCGGTCGACAGCGTGTGCCAAACACACAACTAATAAGCAAGTTATGAGAAATGACAACAGATAAAGAAATCAGAGGTCAAGACCTATAAATAGGTTTAGCGATATTAGATttcttgcaataaaaaataccactAATATTCGATTGTATATATGTTGGACATTTGTGGTTTTAAGGTGGCGCACGAGTTACGAAAGTTGTCTGATGTGATGTTGGAGCGAATACTGAATGCACCGCGGAACTCGGCATATAGGTATAAAactttatcataatatatagaagGAATTAATATCAtactaaatagaaaaatgagcgaactaaaaattttaaaaaaataatacatattaagacAAACTTTTCTCGTCTTTCAGGGAGTGGTGTTTGGAGACACACAAAATAGTCCGTAAAGCCATACAGTTGACTGAATTAAACTACGGCGGATGGGAACCATTAGTTCGGAGGTTGGTGATACAAGAGCGAGTAGTTGGTGATCTTGTGCAAGATACAGCCGCTGGACTATCACAAACTGATAATATACATCACATCTTGCattataatcttaaaatataaatttttcagaAGTATGGGAATTATGTAAGGTTATCCTATTAAACTCACTTGTAGACCGACTGTTTTCTTAACTACCCCATTTTCCTCTATTCCCTTACCTTGTCACTACACCACTGAACACTGTAAGATTATAAACTATtcagattaaatataattaattataaatataatttaagatcgctaaaaactaaactaaattcATCATTTTCCGATGAATCCCATAAACTTGCAAGGAAAGTAGAATAAaagatgtaaaaaaatataattcattaatttcatatgaattaacaataatattaatcatgGACTGCAGCTGCATTTCTGTCGCTAAGTTTGAGAATCGTAGTAGTACATTTTAcactattaaaattagaaagGATTCATTTTGTAGGCAAATAAtggataaaataattgtattaaaaatatggctTCATTTTTTCACTTGCGGTTTTGTTTGTGAAATcctcaattaatttattctatttttcttCCCATGCCTTTTTTATAGCTATACGAATCTCAACCTCATCGATAAATTCTTGAACCTGATTTTCGACTGCGGGTTGCACGCGTTGAATCGCGCGGCAACAGcgcgttttttatattttatggcaACAGTATTACctacgtttattttaatagattatcAAAGGAGCCCGAAACTGCGGCAAATTTGAAGGCgccttgaaataataaaaactaaaatgtaggaaaattaaaaagcgtAAGACtctaaatttctttattaaataactttcttATTATTACACAACGGGTAAACGCTTATTAatactaagggtctgtttcacaatgcctggataagttccaaataagctatttattacttattggtaggataaacagtatttttgcgtttcacgaccgTCAGATAGTGCGAAATTTCTTCGGAACTTTAATGTTCCGAATAATTTTCTGTGTTGCAAAGCTATTTgctactttatccatacattgtgaaacagaccctaaacctttttttgg
Above is a genomic segment from Pieris rapae chromosome Z, ilPieRapa1.1, whole genome shotgun sequence containing:
- the LOC111003374 gene encoding SET and MYND domain-containing protein 4, with translation MTARTYISPDCAKQWEVLLLLLSSEEKNIDRTTENEIDTMNYFYNNEGVKKIMLQWLHEMNLSYARKTSESDTALKCNQVSFLWRQQGNDKYHANLIDESYQCYSKSVIYANQNDTEYALALANRSAALLRLKRFKECLADIDLSIASGYKREMLHKLLLRKADCYIELNQMKNSQASILSASEHAISLKLSASQMAEFERHVRLLERKINTGENTHSLDEYNVVLPECLNGVNPEFNAASLSIELKNNDTVGRHVIAKEALKRGDVLFSEEPYAWVTLPSEDPVCEMCCQTDINPLPCSSCSRSVYCSEACRSTAFAMFHKWECVGAQSDLFPTIGIAHLALRVLLISHYHGLPTPISLAKPTAYELFKSYSQVDKIDIYRAKTPDFYRMFNLVTNFDKMNNNDYIQYAVTATMLILYLERFTSFFDTFELGPLNERERKRFAAAFMLRCMGQLVCNGHAALSLSTYDDGTGRTVTEREVRRATAIYPSAAMMNHSCDPNIINTFYKNRLIIRCARELSAGAEVFNCYGPHRAREPTAQRRAHLRAQYMFQCMCTACADGDQQQFAMLFTAYACQSCKGPVLWQGKKAHCQHCNAEFFPEKALAILDRAEELAFQAIEAKTPQEGCERMQASYRLKQQVWYRHHASLRAAADKLAKSYADAGEFSKSVELIKQNIQSLEYQYGSFSVEVAHELRKLSDVMLERILNAPRNSAYREWCLETHKIVRKAIQLTELNYGGWEPLVRRLVIQERVVGDLVQDTAAGLSQTDNIHHILHYNLKI